From the Rhodanobacter soli genome, one window contains:
- a CDS encoding phosphatase PAP2 family protein, with protein MDPTVEWIAAHALRLWALLLLLALLAGDLAWRHNARWQRHALAHGRASTALRWQVGLILLLALGLLFLAIASAIAGQQAGELVRFDAGLAENLRAQLSLPALRGIAVVTHLGDLRWVAPAAAVVALLLLLRRHWQLAGLWIVALLGILPINGSLKALFQRVRPLHDHGFIVERGWSFPSGHAFGSIVFYGMLAYVLLRLLPPRFHRAVIAATVLLVGVVGISRILLQVHYFSDVMAGYAAGAAWLVLCIGMAEHLRAPARDATP; from the coding sequence ATGGACCCCACGGTGGAATGGATCGCCGCCCATGCCCTGCGGCTGTGGGCGCTGCTGCTGTTGCTGGCCCTGCTGGCCGGCGACCTCGCCTGGCGGCACAACGCACGCTGGCAGCGCCATGCACTCGCCCACGGTCGTGCATCGACCGCGCTGCGCTGGCAGGTCGGGCTGATCCTGCTGCTGGCGCTGGGCCTGCTGTTCCTCGCCATCGCCTCCGCCATCGCCGGACAGCAGGCTGGCGAGCTGGTGCGCTTCGACGCCGGCCTGGCCGAGAACCTGCGCGCGCAGTTGTCGCTGCCGGCGCTGCGCGGCATCGCGGTGGTCACGCATCTCGGCGACCTGCGGTGGGTGGCGCCCGCGGCCGCCGTGGTGGCACTGCTCCTGCTGCTTCGCCGGCACTGGCAACTGGCGGGCCTTTGGATAGTGGCCCTGCTCGGCATCCTGCCGATCAACGGCAGTCTCAAGGCGCTGTTCCAGCGGGTACGGCCGTTGCACGACCACGGCTTCATCGTCGAACGCGGCTGGAGTTTCCCCAGCGGCCATGCGTTCGGCTCCATCGTGTTCTACGGCATGCTCGCCTACGTGCTGCTGCGCCTGCTGCCGCCGCGTTTCCACCGCGCGGTGATCGCCGCCACGGTGCTGTTGGTCGGCGTGGTCGGGATCAGCCGCATCCTGCTGCAGGTGCATTATTTCAGCGACGTGATGGCCGGCTACGCCGCGGGCGCGGCATGGCTGGTGCTGTGCATCGGCATGGCCGAACATCTGCGTGCCCCGGCAAGAGACGCCACGCCATGA
- a CDS encoding DUF72 domain-containing protein, protein MNDLFAPASHDAPRIRVGIGGWNYAPWRDNFYPAKLVQRRELEYASRQLRAIEINGTFYGAQKPATYAKWAAETPAGFIFSLKAPRYITEGKRLADTGKGVSGFVHGGLAEMGDRLGPILWQLPPSRPFDAGDLAAFLDTLPRELDGQPLRHVLEVRHPSFLSESYVELASAQRVPTVFTDSPDYPSLADLTGDFSYARLMRSEDGNPAGYAPAELDRWAGHARTWAAGSDVAELPHVATPQPPGPPRDVFVFFISAAKHRNPAAAMALQSRVDALA, encoded by the coding sequence ATGAACGACCTGTTCGCCCCCGCCAGCCACGACGCTCCACGTATCCGCGTCGGTATCGGCGGCTGGAACTACGCGCCGTGGCGCGACAATTTCTACCCGGCGAAACTGGTGCAGCGGCGCGAACTGGAATACGCCAGCCGCCAGCTGCGCGCGATCGAGATCAACGGCACGTTCTACGGCGCGCAGAAGCCGGCGACCTACGCGAAGTGGGCGGCCGAGACGCCGGCCGGCTTCATCTTTTCATTGAAGGCGCCGCGCTACATCACCGAAGGCAAGCGGCTCGCCGATACCGGCAAGGGCGTCAGCGGCTTCGTGCACGGTGGCCTGGCCGAAATGGGCGACCGGCTGGGGCCGATCCTGTGGCAGCTGCCGCCGTCGCGGCCGTTCGACGCCGGCGACCTCGCCGCCTTCCTCGACACGCTGCCGCGCGAACTGGACGGCCAGCCCCTGCGCCACGTGCTGGAAGTGCGCCACCCCAGCTTCCTGAGCGAAAGCTACGTGGAACTGGCGAGCGCACAGCGCGTGCCCACCGTGTTCACCGACTCGCCCGACTATCCCTCGCTGGCCGACCTCACCGGCGACTTCAGCTACGCACGGCTGATGCGCAGCGAGGACGGCAACCCCGCCGGCTACGCACCCGCCGAACTGGATCGCTGGGCCGGCCACGCGCGCACCTGGGCAGCGGGCAGCGACGTCGCCGAGCTGCCGCACGTCGCCACGCCGCAGCCGCCGGGCCCGCCGCGCGACGTGTTCGTGTTCTTCATCAGCGCCGCCAAGCACCGCAACCCGGCCGCGGCGATGGCGCTGCAGTCGCGCGTGGACGCGTTGGCCTGA
- a CDS encoding POT-type proton-dependent oligopeptide transporter: protein MSTTPDHAGGRLPRQIAYIIGNEGCERFSFYGMRNILTPFLITTLLLYLPEGQRTLAAKDVFHTFVIGVYFFPLLGGWLADRFFGKYNTVLWMSLVYCLGHACLAIFEHNRLGFFTGLGLIALGAGGIKPLVASFMGDQFDRSNKHLAKVVFDAFYWIINFGSFFASLLMPLFLHHFGAAVAFGIPGGLMFIATVVFWLGRRQYVMLPPTPPDPNAFSRVLRTALLTHRPGQARPGLWIAVAGVLVALGGFAFVGTLGFVIVACLALVALIGGVGGGAWLQMERARGQHPDAAVDGARNVLRVLVIFALTTPFFSLFDQKASTWVVQGHEMTMPSWFHAAQMQALNPMLVMLLIPFNNLVLYPLLRRLGYEPTALRRMTAGIAFSGLAWIVVGGLQVVIDDGDPLSIVWQVLPYALLTFGEVLVSATGLEFAYSQAPASMKGVVMSFWNLTTTIGNLWVLLANAAVRNGTVTGSIASTGLSVTAFQMFFFAAFALLAALAFGLYARRYREVDNYRSG, encoded by the coding sequence ATGAGCACCACCCCCGACCACGCCGGCGGGCGCCTGCCGCGGCAGATTGCCTACATCATCGGCAACGAAGGCTGCGAGCGTTTCTCGTTCTACGGGATGCGCAACATCCTCACCCCGTTCCTGATCACCACCTTGCTGCTGTACCTGCCCGAGGGGCAGCGCACGCTGGCGGCGAAGGACGTGTTCCATACCTTCGTGATCGGCGTGTACTTCTTCCCGCTGCTGGGCGGCTGGCTGGCCGACCGCTTCTTCGGCAAGTACAACACCGTGCTGTGGATGAGCCTGGTGTACTGCCTCGGCCACGCCTGCCTGGCGATCTTCGAGCACAACCGCCTGGGCTTCTTCACCGGCCTGGGCCTGATCGCGCTGGGCGCGGGCGGCATCAAGCCGCTGGTGGCGTCGTTCATGGGCGACCAGTTCGACCGCTCGAACAAGCACCTGGCGAAGGTGGTGTTCGACGCGTTCTACTGGATCATCAACTTCGGCTCGTTCTTCGCCTCGCTGCTGATGCCGCTGTTCCTGCACCACTTCGGCGCGGCGGTGGCGTTCGGCATTCCCGGCGGCCTGATGTTCATCGCCACCGTGGTGTTCTGGCTGGGCCGCCGGCAGTACGTGATGCTGCCGCCGACGCCGCCGGACCCCAACGCGTTCTCGCGGGTGCTGCGCACGGCGCTGCTGACCCATCGGCCCGGGCAGGCGCGGCCCGGTTTGTGGATCGCGGTCGCCGGCGTGCTGGTGGCGCTGGGCGGCTTCGCCTTCGTCGGCACGCTGGGTTTCGTGATCGTCGCCTGCCTCGCCCTGGTGGCGCTGATCGGCGGTGTCGGCGGCGGCGCCTGGCTGCAGATGGAGCGCGCCCGCGGCCAGCACCCGGACGCGGCGGTGGACGGCGCGCGCAACGTGCTGCGCGTGCTGGTGATCTTCGCGCTGACCACGCCGTTCTTCTCGCTGTTCGACCAGAAGGCTTCGACCTGGGTGGTGCAGGGCCACGAGATGACCATGCCGTCGTGGTTTCATGCCGCGCAGATGCAGGCATTGAACCCGATGCTGGTGATGCTGCTGATCCCGTTCAACAACCTGGTGCTGTATCCGCTGCTGCGCCGCCTAGGCTACGAGCCCACCGCGCTGCGCCGGATGACCGCCGGCATCGCGTTCAGCGGCCTGGCCTGGATCGTAGTGGGCGGCTTGCAGGTGGTGATCGACGACGGCGACCCGCTGTCGATCGTGTGGCAGGTGCTGCCGTACGCGCTGCTGACCTTCGGCGAGGTACTGGTGTCGGCGACCGGGCTGGAGTTCGCCTACAGCCAGGCGCCGGCGTCGATGAAAGGCGTGGTGATGAGTTTCTGGAACCTCACCACGACCATCGGCAACCTGTGGGTACTGCTGGCCAACGCGGCGGTGCGCAACGGAACCGTCACGGGTTCCATTGCCAGCACGGGGCTCAGCGTCACCGCGTTCCAGATGTTCTTCTTCGCCGCGTTCGCGCTGCTCGCCGCACTGGCGTTCGGCCTGTACGCGCGGCGTTACCGCGAGGTGGACAACTACCGCTCCGGCTGA
- a CDS encoding ribonuclease, protein MRRLKPLILLAFIVLAVTLWNRHASTPSASTGPVASADSSASPHAPDRPAGTDAPAFLPAEAHATLDRIARGGPFEHSQDGSVFGNYEGLLPKQPRGYYHEYTVETPGARNRGARRIITGGTPPVAWYYTDDHYRSFRRFEAGR, encoded by the coding sequence ATGCGCCGACTCAAACCCCTGATCCTGCTGGCATTCATCGTCCTCGCGGTGACGCTGTGGAACCGCCACGCCAGCACGCCGTCGGCCAGCACCGGCCCGGTGGCGAGCGCGGACAGCAGCGCATCGCCCCACGCGCCGGACCGCCCCGCCGGCACCGACGCTCCCGCCTTCCTGCCAGCGGAGGCGCACGCCACGCTGGATCGGATCGCCCGCGGTGGCCCGTTCGAGCACAGCCAGGACGGCAGCGTGTTCGGCAACTACGAGGGCTTGCTGCCGAAGCAGCCGCGCGGCTACTACCACGAGTACACGGTGGAAACGCCCGGCGCGCGCAACCGCGGTGCGCGGCGCATCATCACCGGCGGCACGCCGCCGGTGGCCTGGTACTACACCGACGACCATTACCGCAGCTTCCGCCGCTTCGAGGCAGGCCGATGA
- a CDS encoding barstar family protein, whose protein sequence is MSPHGFDLDLTKPTQSGVYFVGVNDLDRLARAATRDELRVCRTDLAGCHDKDALLRRLAVSLQLPATFGHNWDALADCLRDLGWMPAWGYVLLFEHADELRQSAAADYDILLGILDDAATFGSDHDMPWFAFLALPDSAFDDHHPSA, encoded by the coding sequence ATGAGTCCGCACGGTTTCGATCTGGACCTGACCAAGCCCACCCAGAGCGGGGTGTACTTCGTCGGCGTCAACGATCTCGACCGGCTCGCGCGCGCCGCCACACGCGACGAGCTGCGCGTCTGCCGCACCGACCTCGCCGGTTGCCACGACAAGGACGCACTGCTGCGCCGGCTCGCCGTGTCACTGCAGCTGCCGGCCACGTTCGGCCACAACTGGGACGCCCTGGCCGACTGCCTGCGCGATCTCGGCTGGATGCCGGCCTGGGGCTACGTGCTGCTGTTCGAGCACGCCGACGAACTGCGCCAGTCCGCCGCAGCGGACTACGACATCCTGCTCGGCATCCTCGATGATGCGGCCACCTTCGGCAGCGACCACGACATGCCGTGGTTCGCCTTCCTGGCGCTGCCCGACAGCGCGTTCGACGACCATCATCCGTCCGCCTGA
- a CDS encoding RNA-binding S4 domain-containing protein has product MQTIDFELEGDYVELNMLLKLVGLCDSGGAGKAIVASGAVRVDGAMELRKTCKIHAGQVVGIDDVEIHVLADPQS; this is encoded by the coding sequence ATGCAAACCATCGACTTTGAACTGGAAGGCGACTACGTCGAGCTCAACATGCTGTTGAAGCTGGTCGGCCTGTGCGACAGCGGCGGCGCCGGCAAGGCGATCGTGGCCAGCGGCGCGGTGCGCGTCGACGGCGCCATGGAACTGCGCAAGACCTGCAAGATCCACGCAGGCCAGGTGGTCGGCATCGATGACGTGGAAATCCACGTGCTGGCCGATCCGCAGTCCTAA